One segment of Cutaneotrichosporon cavernicola HIS019 DNA, chromosome: 4 DNA contains the following:
- the RPS6 gene encoding uncharacterized protein (Belongs to the eukaryotic ribosomal protein eS6 family) has product MKLNIANPATGAQKLVDIEDERKVRIFYDKQMSQEVAVDSLGDEWKGYVFRITGGNDKQGFPMKQGVLLNHRTRLLLSDGHSCYRPRRTGERKRKSVRGCIVGSDIQVLSLVIVKQGEQDIPGLTDVVLPKRLAPKRASKIRRFFNLSKEDDVRQYVVRREVTTKAGKTYTKAPKIQRLVTPQRLQRKRHLRSLKKRRSEAQKEQKAEYNVAVAKYVADKKAHHQAVKAAHKAAKTA; this is encoded by the exons ATGAAG CTCAACATCGCCAACCCCGCTACTGGGGCCCagaagctcgtcgacattgaggacgagcgcaaggTCCGCATCTTCTACGACAAGCAGATGTCGCAGGAGGTTGCCGTTG ACTCGCTTGGTGACGAGTGGAAGGGCTACGTCTTCCGCATCACTG GCGGCAACGACAAGCAGGGTTTCCCCATGAAGCAGGGTGTCCTCCTTAACCACCGcacccgcctcctcctctcggaCGGCCACTCGTGCTACCGTCCCCGCCGCACcggcgagcgcaagcgcaagtcGGTTCGTGGCTGCATCGTCGGCTCGGACATCCAGGTCCTCTCGCTTGTCATTGTCAAGCAGGGTGAGCAGGACATCCCCGGCCTCACCGACGTTGTCCTCCCCAAGCGTCTTGCCCCCAAGCGTGCGTCCAAGATCCGCCGCTTCTTCAACCTCtccaaggaggacgacgtgcgCCAGTACGTTGTTCGCCGTGAGGTCACCACCAAGGCCGGCAAGACCTACACCAAGGCGCCCAAGAtccagcgcctcgtcaCCCCCCAGCGTCTCCAGCGCAAGCGTCACCTCCGCTcgctcaagaagcgccGCTCCGAGGCCCAGAAGGAGCAGAAGGCCGAGTacaacgtcgccgtcgccaagtACGTCGCCGACAAGAAGGCGCACCACcaggccgtcaaggccgcccacaaggccgccaagaCTGCCTAA
- the RPS13 gene encoding uncharacterized protein (Belongs to the universal ribosomal protein uS15 family), with translation MGRLHSKGKGISASALPYRRSQPSWSKATPDEVQDQIFKLARRGLSPSQIGVVLRDSHGIAQVKSVTGNKVLRILKANGLAPSIPEDLYHLVKKAVSVRKHLERNRADKDAKFRMVLIESRIHRLARYYIKKQALPPTFKYEAATASTLVA, from the exons ATGGGCCGTCTCCACTCCAAGGG CAAGGGTATCTCCGCTTCGGCTCTCCCGTACCGTCGCTCGCAGCCGTCGTGGTCCAAGGCGACCCCCGACGAGGTTCAGGACCAGATCTTCAagctcgctcgccgcggtCTTTCGCCCTCGCAGATTGGCGTTGTCCTCCGTGACTCGCACGGCATTGCGCAGGTCAAGTCGGTCACCGGCAACAAGGTGCTCCGCATCCTGAAGGCCAACGGCCTCGCCCCCTCGATCCCCGAGGACCTTTACCACCTTGTCAAGAAGGCCGTCTCGGTCCGCAagcacctcgagcgcaaccgtgccgacaaggacgccaagTTCCGCATGGTCCTCATCGAGTCGCGTATCCACCGCCTTGCCCGCTACTACATCAAGAAGCAGGCGCTTCCTCCTACCTTCAAGTACGAGGCCGCCACCGCGTCGACTCTTGTCGCCTAA
- a CDS encoding uncharacterized protein (Stabilization of polarity axis), with the protein MSTPPTLPVPEGAASDDFEADVGVEDGPAKEEAVHFCLLAEFDIDAGATLAHQYPYPTGTEEHRLAELMLPDGAHLRGEDWTVFYLGQTDSVSVSPMLSHEDKARLSKRVSMLPPSERPRRGTPGGGLLYVLNCVRMKEDKSVRRGAMVKAMAIATPHPHIGIYKPLLLLALDEYFNNPSPDVLAKLYDSANAVSVVGMPKLNRHEQILLRQSDRKDMFENRFGQNAVTHIADDDAADVSSITDASTRAASISSSRPNPTRKDSSSSSQVYMSYNDMPKRHGVPRDTHFFETEAKFKKITVPIRIPMTVFDEDVGDYSIIELVQTFSQSVQPFPPPFHPTLHTNGAYTHPVFLIFNAILTHKRVIFLGHGKPANQVARMVLAACAMVSGCGQVLRGFTETAFPYANLASLDVLEEFDGYVAGVCNPRFEELPSTWDVLCNVETGRVTVSKELQMPGTIQGTKSDMTSERSVSTGKDEDAAMAGGKAHSVSKADCLDNQFVEEILAASSAHYGEGHIRVRWTDYISRFVRLVAYQEQLHLGSTRLGWQYEPYRDGHLGSGIVFIDDDLRQREMRGNAHRIDAFRKTKSYRLAQKDWAREQEHSAIRGFDALHNVKRLRMTRSMSNKEAELIFSTMVRQVRTYDQVVELLTFLPMHFGGLIPIANGLIHPLSNVRNDCLDLLCTINQYTVGRHALLTLNYLLRKTFVELLERREATRAFQRRFDEPEKTPATARAGELAAQQAQPQTKAALKA; encoded by the exons ATGTCCACACCACCGACGTTGCCTGTGCCTGAAGGCGCGGCGTCCGATGACTTTGAGGCtgatgtcggcgtcgaggatggcccagccaaggaggaggcggtccATTTCTGCCTGTTGGCCGAGTTTGATATTGATGCCGGCGCGACGCTCGCACATCAATACCCTTACCCTACTGGCACCGAAGAACA ccgcctcgccgagctcatgcTTCCTGATGGCGCGCATTTACGCGGCGAGGACTGGACCGTCTTCTACCTCGGACAGACGGATAGCGTGTCGGTATCGCCGATGCTTAGTCACGAGGATAAGGCACGGTTGAGCAAGCGCGTGAGCATGCTACCGCCATCGGAacggccgcggcgcggaacgcccggcggcggcctgcTGTATGTTCTCAACTGTGTGCGGATGAAGGAGGACAAGAGCGTGCGTCGCGGAGCCATGGTCAAGGCCATGGCTATTGCCACGCCACATCCCCACATCGGGATTTACAAGCCActactcctcctcgccctcgacgagtACTTCAACAACCCGTCGCCCGACGTGCTGGCAAAGCTGTACGACTCGGCCAATGCCGTCTCGGTCGTGGGCATGCCCAAGCTGAACCGCCATGAGCAGATCCTTCTGCGCCAGAGCGACAGGAAGGACATGTTTGAGAACCGGTTCGGGCAGAACGCTGTGACGCACAtagccgacgacgacgccgcagACGTTTCATCCATCACCGACGCGAgcacgcgcgcggcgagcatCAGCTCGAGCCGCCCGAATCCCACGCGCAAGGACTCATCCAGCAGCTCGCAAGTGTACATGTCATACAACGACATGCCGAAGCGGCACGGCGTGCCGCGGGACACGCACTTTTTCGAGACCGAGGCCAAGTTTAAGAAGATCACGGTGCCTATCCGCATCCCAATGACTGTgttcgacgaggacgtcggcgacTACTCGAtcatcgagctcgtgcaAACCTTTTCGCAGAGCGTGCAGCCCTTCCCGCCGCCCTTCCACCCGACGCTGCACACGAATGGCGCTTACACGCACCCCGTGTTCCTCATCTTCAACGCGATTCTCACGCACAAGCGCGTCATCTTCCTTGGTCACGGAAAACCAGCAAACCAAGTCGCGCGCATGGTGCTCGCGGCGTGCGCCATGGTGTCGGGCTGCGGCCAGGTTCTGCGGGGCTTCACTGAGACGGCGTTCCCATACGCCAACCTCGCGTCGCTggacgtgctcgaggagttTGACGGCTACGTCGCGGGCGTGTGCAACCCGCGCTTTGAGGAGCTGCCGTCTACCTGGGACGTTCTGTGCAACGTCGAGACAGGACGAGTCACGGTCAGCAAGGAACTGCAGATGCCAGGAACCATCCAAGGCACCAAGAGCGACATGACGAGCGAGCGTAGCGTCAGCACgggcaaggacgaggacgcagCCATGGCCGGTGGGAAGGCGCACAGTGTTAGCAAGGCCGACTGCCTTGACAACCAGTTTGTCGAGGAGATActggccgcgtcgtcggcgcaTTATGGTGAGGGCCACATCCGCGTCCGCTGGACCGACTACATATCGCGCTTTGTTCGTCTCGTCGCGTACCAGGAGCAGCTGCATCTCGGGTCGACACGGTTAGGCTGGCAGTATGAGCCGTACCGTGATGGTCacctcggcagcggcatTGTgttcatcgacgacgacctgcgACAGCGCGAAATGCGCGGCAACGCGCACCGCATCGACGCGTTCCGCAAGACCAAGAGTTACCGCCTAGCGCAAAAG GACtgggcgcgcgagcaggaGCACTCTGCGATCCGGGGCTTCGACGCTCTGCACAACGTCAAGCGTCTGCGCATGACGCGCAGCATGAGCAACAAAGAGGCTGAGCTCATCTTCTCCACCATGGTCCGGCAGGTACGCACGTACGaccaggtcgtcgagctcctcacTTTCCTGCCGATGCACTTCGGCGGGCTGATCCCTATCGCAAACGGCCTCATCCACCCGTTATCCAATGTGCGCAATGACTGCCTCGACCTGCTGTGCACCATCAACCAGTACACTGTGGGACGGCACGCGCTGCTCACGTTAAACTATCTTCTGCGTAAGACGTTTGTCGAGCTGCtggagcggcgcgaggcgacgcgcgcatTCCAGCGCCGCTTTGACGAGCCGGAGAAGACGCCAGCCACCGCCAGAGcgggcgagctcgctgcGCAACAGGCCCAGCCGCAGACGAAGGCGGCACTCAAGGCATAG
- a CDS encoding uncharacterized protein (Transmembrane amino acid transporter protein) — MPQADAYPLLPSLGSRASSRPGSRPPSRPSSRSSRPISRAEFRDTSPDLEAGPSGGQRGSDSVLFKAPDDSLHSDDDDSHDHDRAPLLSREDRTVGRPSLEDEIDIFADALGDGPAGRATGTLLDGIANMANSILGAGIIGLPYAIRQAGFVTGITLLIVLAAVTDWTIRLVVVNAKLSGRDSYMDVMSATFGRAGAGAVSFFQFAFAFGGMCAFNVIIGDSIPPVLAFVFPPLKEHAAWLVDRRFIIVICTVAVSFPLSLHRDIVKLSKSSGFALISMGIIVCSVVFRSVGVDPDLKGSSVGAISFIRGGVFEAIGVISFAFVCHHNTMFIYKSISVPTLDRFNAVTHTSTSLSLVCCLLMSVTGYLTFTDKTEGNILNNFSADDWVINIARLCFGANMSTTIPLENYVCREVLDDCFWRGKPFSRTRHVVSTCAIVFTAMFISLLTCDLGVVLEIAGGLSATALAFIFPAAAFFVLTRGPWNSRQKLPAVVCAVFGTIVLVMSTGIAISKTIRGDVSHKKCD, encoded by the exons ATGCCACAGGCAGATGCGTaccccctccttcccagTTTGGGTTCGCGCGCTAGTTCGCGTCCAGGGTCTCGACCACCATCTCGGCCGTcttcgcgctcgtcgcggcccaTTTCGCGCGCCGAGTTTCGCGACACGTCGCCAGATCTGGAGGCCGGACCGAGCGGGGGACAGAGAGGGAGCGACAGTGTGT TGTTTAAAGCTCCCGACGATAGCCTTCActcagacgacgacgacagccaTGATCATGACCGCGcacctctcctctctcgcGAGGACCGGACGGTGGGCCGTCCCTcactcgaggacgagatcgaTATCTTCGCCGACGCACTAGGCGACGGACCAGCTGGGCGCGCGACGGGAACGCTTCTGGACGGAATAGCCAAT atgGCCAACTCGATCCTAGGTGCTGGCATCATCGGCCTCCCCTACGCGATCCGCCAAGCCGGCTTCGTAACCGGCATCACTCTCCTAATCGTCCTAGCAGCTGTGACAGACTGGACGATTCGTCTTGTTGTCGTCAACGCCAAACTCTCCGGACGGGACAGCTACATGGACGTGATGTCGGCGACGTTTGGCCGCGCCGGAGCAGGCGCTGTCAGTTTCTTCCAGTTTGCCTTCGCCTTTGGTGGGATGTGCGCATTCAACGTCATCATCGGGGACAGTATTCCTCCCGTGCTGGCATTCGTTTTTCCCCCTCTCAAAGAACATGCTGCATGGCTCGTGGATCGGCGGTTCATTATCGTCATCTGCACGGTTGCCGTTTCGTTCCCGCTCAGCCTGCATAGAGATATTGTCAAGCTGTCCAAAAGCTCGGGGTTCGCCCTTATTTCCATGGGGATTATCGTTTGTTCAGTGGTGTTTAGGAGTGTTGGCGTCGATCCAGACCTCAAGGGGTCGAGTGTTGGTGCTATTTCCTTCATTCGGGGAGGCGTGTTCGAGGCTATCGGGGTCATCTCCTTCGCT TTTGTATGCCACCACAATACAATGTTCATCTACAAGTCAATCTCGGTGCCGACTCTGGACCGCTTCAACGCCGTCACGCATACCAGCACAtcgctctcgctcgtcTGTTGCCTCCTCATGTCCGTGACTGGATACCTCACCTTCACCGATAAGACGGAGGGCAATATCCTGAACAATTTCTCGGCCGACGACTGGGTCATCAACATTGCGCGATTATGTTTCGGGGCCAACATGAGCACAACCATTCCCCTGGAGAACTACGTCTGCAGGGAGGTGCTCGATGACTGTTTCTGGCGCGGCAAGCCATTTAGCAGGACGCGCCATGTCGTGTCCACTTGCGCGATCGTGTTCACCGCAATGTTCATTAGCCTGCTTACTTGCGACCTGggcgtcgtgctcgagatCGCGGGCGGGTTGAGCGCAACTGCTCTGGCTTTCATC TTCCCAGCCGCCGCATTCTTTGTCCTCACTCGCGGTCCGTGGAACTCGAGGCAAAAGCTCCCCGCCGTTGTGTGCGCAGTCTTTGGCACCATTGTGCTCGTCATGAGCACCGGCATCGCCATCTCCAAAACGATTCGTGGCGACGTGTCGCACAAGAAGTGCGATTAG
- the PEX1 gene encoding uncharacterized protein (ATPase family associated with various cellular activities (AAA)), with protein MARKAAVKYRSLRSNLVHLPLSLYASLAQSQTRPQSLILHLAPLVPASSSRRAPQVAYLGWSGLAAASSLSGIGGSQLETIEVDPEVALNYGWAEGTILEISIIHNPTKARSVSVTPLSTDDWEILEQNANYLENNLLGQLRAAQKGQEIDVWVMGRTKIRIRVDATNPPTTASSAVLVNFETEIYVAPRPRGQEAPKEAPKVMAPARANSGSGGSNSQKKPTKGASLRVVPPKVAAQWGPAELSADDVYTVGADKVAFVAPATLNKVRARLGEHQDGAPLLVNLRVKRVEDEEKKDEAPEAEPPKEGEEQPEEEPPLEAWLAAWDGMPAGCMVLSGELEPEWKNWGVAKLGLATQKSSRTKANGHRSVPMIEVEAEKKATLAGVDGTIDKALSYFRRGAFTGHARPLLLTGGKGSGKTVIAKAVAEALEADRSVLSEVIYDDVGRLDSDARVSSLKETMGKWIEDARRQSPCILVLDNLDLILGPESELGGASSNAAILAEHFTKLFSVSALPKGLLVLATATGSAGLHPLLTSKHIFGESMKVPPPKQETRREILEAIVQSQQEDSPRAHSDDEEALDYVTLAQLTEGYAASDLNDFVTGALQQSMIRGAKEGNVDAPLLMDDFVAAQEAFTPISLRGISLQKSDVRWSDIGGLHDARAILRETLEWPTKYARIFAKCPLRLRSGLLLYGYPGCGKTLLASAVAKETGLNFISVKGPEILNKYIGASEQSVRDLFERASAAKPCVLFFDEFDSIAPKRGHDSTGVTDRVVNQMLTEMDGAQGLDGVYVLAATSRPDLIDPALLRPGRLDKAILCDMPSLQDRLEIIQAFTKKLECSPSIDFEQLAVDTEGFSGADLQALVYNAHLDVVHSLLNKPEDEPSGKGKAVDKGKGKAVDKGKGKAVEDGGKGKETNGSAEPSKPKPYHQLQPEEAPVTSAQRSAFTERIETIVTSTNQVQGDAEEVIEKKKVETPAIEERHLRMALMNMRPSVSAQERARFGRIYHSFVADRDGNLPNGEGPRDTGTRTSLK; from the exons ATGGCAAGGAAAGCAGCGGTCAAGTACCGCTCTTTGAGGTCCAACCTCGTACACCTCCCTCTCTCACTCTACGCCTCCCTCGCTCAGTCCCAGACA CGCCCACAGTCACtcatcctccacctcgcgccgctggtgccggcctcaagctcgcgccgcgccccGCAGGTAGCGTACCTAGGCTGGTCGGGTCTGGCAGCTGCCAGCTCGCTCTCTGGCATCGGCGGGAGCCAGCTCGAGAcgatcgaggtcgaccccGAAGTTGCGCTCAACTACGGGTGGGCCGAGGGCACCATC ctcgagatCAGCATCATCCACAACCCGACCAAGGCCCGCTCGGTTAGCGTCACACCCCTCTCCACTGACGACTGGGAGATCCTG GAACAAAATGCCAACTACCTCGAGAACAACCTTCTGGGCCagctccgcgccgcgcagaAGGGCCAGGAGATTGACGTTTGGGTCATGGGCCGCACCAAGATCCGCATACGAGTCG ACGCGACTAACCCGCCCACCACGGCATCCTCGGCCGTCCTTGTGAACTTTGAGACGGAGATTTATGTGGCACCCAGGCCCCGTGGTCAGGAGGCTCCGAAGGAGGCCCCAAAGGTCATGGCACCTGCGCGTGCCaactcgggctcgggcgGTAGCAACAGCCAGAAGAAGCCTACCAAGGGCGCATCCCTCCGTGTCGTTCCACCCAAGGTTGCGGCGCAGTGGGGCCCGGCAGAGCTCTCCGCCGATGACGTCTACACTGTTGGTGCGGACAAGGTGGCCTTTGTTGCTCCTGCAACGCTGAACAAGGTCCGCGCTAGGCTAGGCGAGCATCAGGACGGTGCACCGCTCCTGGTGAACCTCCGTGTCAAGCgggttgaggatgaggagaagaaggacgaggcgccagaggccgagccacccaaggagggcgaggagcagccggaggaggagccaCCGCTGGAGGCATGGCTCGCTGCATGGGACGGGATGCCAGCGGGATGTATGGTTCTGTCCGGCGAACTGGAGCCGGAGTGGAAGAACTGGGGTGTCGCCAA GCTCGGATTGGCAACGCAGAAGTCGTCGCGAACCAAGGCGAACGGCCATCGTTCGGTACCAATGATCGAGGTGGAAGCGGAAAAGAAGGCGACACTAGCGGGAGTTGACGGGACTATCGATAAGGCGCTTAGCTATTTCCGCCGTGGCGCCTTCACTGGCCACGCCCGTCCGCTTCTACTCACTGGCGGAAAGGGCTCAGGTAAGACGGTGATCGCCAAGGCAGTCGCCGAAGCGCTGGAGGCCGACCGCAGTGTGCTCTCTGAGGTCATCTACGACGACGTTGGTCGTCTTGACTCTGATGCGCGTGTCAGTTCGCTCAAGGAGACGATGGGCAAATGGATCGAGGATGCGCGCCGTCAAAGCCCCTGCATCCTTGTGCTggacaacctcgacctcatcctcggGCCCGAGAGCGAGCTGGGTGGAGCGTCATCCAACGCTGCGATTCTCGCGGAGCACTTCACCAAGCTCTTCTCTGTGTCTGCCCTGCCAAAGGGTCTGCTTGTCCTCGCGACAGCGACCGGCTCGGCTGGTCTCCATCCCCTACTCACCTCCAAGCACATCTTCGGCGAGAGCATGAAGGtcccgccgccgaagcAGGAGACGCGACGAGAGATCCTCGAGGCGATCGTCCAGTCGCAGCAGGAGgactcgccgcgcgcccaCTCTGACGATGAGGAAGCGCTCGACTACGTCACGCTCGCCCAGCTTACCGAGGGTTACGCTGCCTCCGACTTGAACGACTTTGTCACGGGCGCTCTCCAGCAGTCGATGATCCGCGGCGCGAAGGAGGGTAACGTTGAT gcgCCTCTCCTCATGGACGACTTTGTCGCTGCCCAGGAGGCGTTCACCCCGATCAGCCTGCGCGGCATCTCTTTGCAAAAGTCTGATGTGCGATGGTCGGACATTGGTGGTCTGCatgacgcgcgcgcgatcctgcgcgagacgctcgagtGGCCCACCAAGTACGCACGTATCTTCGCCAAGTGCCCTCTCCGTCTGCGTTCTGG TCTTCTGCTGTACGGATACCCCGGTTGCGGAAAGACTCTGCTGGCGTCTGCAGTCGCCAAGGAGACTGGCCTCAATTTTATCAGTGTCAAGGGCCCGGAGATTCTCAACAAGTACATTGGTGCCTCTGAACAGTCTGTGCGCGACCTTTTCGAGCGTGCTTCTGCAGCCAAGCCATGTGTCCTGTTTTTCGACGAGTTCGACTCGATCGCACCGAAGCGTGGCCACGACAGTACCGGTGTCACCGACCGTGTGGTAAACCAGATGCTCACGGAGATGGATGGTGCGCAGGGGTTGGACGGTGTCTACGTGCTTGCGGCGACCTCGCGTCCTGACCTGATCGACCCTGCTCTTCTGCGTCCCGGTCGTCTCGACAAGGCTATCCTGTGCGACATGCCGTCTCTCCAGGACCGTCTTGAG ATCATCCAGGCGTTTACCAAGAAGCTCGAGTGCTCCCCGTCTATCGACTTCGAGCAGCTTGCGGTGGACACGGAGGGCTTCTCGGGTGCCGACCTGCAGGCGCTGGTGTACAACGcgcacctcgacgtcgtgcaCTCGTTACTCAACAagcccgaggacgagcccagcggcaagggcaaggccgtcgacaagggcaagggcaaggctgtggacaagggcaagggtAAGGCCGTAGAAGACGgtggcaagggcaaggagacCAACGGGTCAGCCGAACCatccaagcccaagccgTACCACCAGCTGCAACCTGAGGAAGCACCCGTCACGTCCGCGCAGCGCTCCGCGTTCACAGAGAGG ATCGAAACCATCGTGACATCCACAAACCAGGTGCAAggcgatgccgaggaagTCATCGAGAAAAAGAAGGTCGAGACGCCGGCCATCGAGGAACGCCATCTGCGCATGGCACTCATGAACATGCGCCCGTCCGTGAGTGCGCAGGAGCGCGCACGCTTTGGGCGCATCTATCACTCGTTCGTCGCAGACCGTGACGGTAACCTGCCAAACGGCGAGGGCCCACGGGACACGGGGACGCGCACGTCGCTTAAGTAG
- the ERG1 gene encoding uncharacterized protein (Squalene epoxidase), translating to MQAGPSSSTSTTLHELQPEVIVVGGGVAGCALAYSLSHAGRKVLMVERDLSEPDRIVGELLQPGGVAALHQLGLASTLDGIDATPVEGYCVISGPREVEIPYPDLESVVASPALNGVNGVANGTTNGHANGHSNGHANGHANGHANGHANGHANGHANGNADEASAKAVIPWSIETASGRKEGRSFHHGRFIQALRSKVIKDAPNASVLEATVRDLVYCPHTSHVIGVTVAPKGGDGVRNIYAPLTIIADGCFSKFRNAPGTRMPAPVLRSHFVGVVLKDCDLPMQNHGTVCLTPAGPVLLYQIGYKARETRMLVDVKGKLPSVADGSLKDHILSEYVPYLPTGLQDGVRKALDEQRLRTMPNSFLPPSMQGRSKTMAGAIMVGDAWNMRHPLTGGGMTVAFNDAVLLTQYLAPCDELPVGREGLEHWNIISDRLKDWFWRRKNLAGTVNVLSIALYDLFGGANTDLAVLREGCFKYFERGGECITGPVGLLSALTPRPFILFYHFFCVAFYSMYMLVSQGMPDDKGKRTPPTWLETPGLILYCFQVFWTACVVFVPVMVSELKI from the exons ATGCAAGCTGGACCATCTTCTTCTACCTCTACTACT CTACACGAGCTCCAGCCTGAAGTCATTGTCGTTGGCGGTGGCGTGGCTGGCTGCGCACTCGCCTACTCGCTCTCCCATGCGGGGCGCAAGGTTCTCATGGTCGAGCGAGACCTGTCTGAACCAGACCGTATCGTCGGCGAACTGTTGCAGCCTGGCGGCGTAGCTGCACTGCATCAACTCGGACTCGCTTCGACTCTGGACGGGATTGACGCGACGCCAGTAGAGGGGTACTGTGTTATCTCGGGAccgcgcgaggtcgagatccCGTaccccgacctcgagtCGGTTGTCGCTTCCCCTGCCCTCAACGGTGTCAACGGTGTCGCCAACGGTACCACCAACGGACACGCGAATGGGCACAGCAATGGACACGCGAATGGACACGCCAACGGACACGCCAACGGACACGCCAATGGACACGCCAACGGACACGCGAATGgcaacgccgacgaggctTCGGCCAAGGCGGTCATTCCGTGGTCGATTGAGACTGCGAGCGGACGCAAGGAAGGCCGGTCCTTCCACCACGGCCGGTTCATCCAGGCTCTCCGGTCCAAGGTGATCAAGGACGCGCCGAATGCGTCCGTGCTCGAAGCGACGgtccgcgacctcgtctaCTGCCCCCACACATCTCACGTCATCGGAGTGACCGTCGCACCTAAAGGCGGTGATGGCGTGCGCAACATTTACGCGCCGCTGACCATCATTGCCGACGGCTGCTTTTCCAAGTTCCGCAACGCACCAGGCACACGCATGCCGGCCCCGGTCCTGAGGTCGCACTTTGTCGGCGTCGTGCTCAAGGATTGCGACCTGCCCATGCAGAACCACGGCACAGTGTGTCTCACCCCCGCTGGTCCGGTTCTGCTATACCAGATCGGATACAAGGCGCGTGAGACCCGcatgctcgtcgacgtcaagggcAAGCTTCCAAGTGTGGCCGACGGGAGCCTCAAAGACCACATCCTCAGCGAGTACGTGCCCTACCTCCCCACCGGGCTGCAGGATGGCGTCCGCAAGGCGTTGGATGAACAGCGCCTCCGCACCATGCCCAACTCGTTCCTTCCCCCGTCGATGCAGGGCCGCAGCAAGACCATGGCCGGCGCTATCATGGTCGGCGACGCTTGGAACATGCGCCACCCGCTTACGGGCGGCGGTATGACCGTCGCGTTCAacgacgccgtcctcctcacccagTACCTCGCGCCTTGCGATGAGTTGCCCGTTGGCCGCGAGGGTCTGGAGCACTGGAACATCATTTCCGACCGCCTCAAGGACTGGTTCTGGCGCCGCAAGAACCTCGCTGGCACCGTCAACGTCCTCTCGATTGCGCTCTACGATCTCTTTGGTGGTGCCAATACCGACCTCGCAGTGCTCCGTGAGGGCTGCTTCAAGTACTTTGAGCGCGGAGGCGAGTGCATCACAGGTCccgtcggcctcctctccgccctcACTCCCCGACCATTCATCCTGTTCTACCACTTCTTCTGCGTCGCCTTCTACAGCATGTACATGCTCGTCTCTCAAGGCATGCCAGacgacaagggcaagcggACACCACCAACCTGGCTCGAGACGCCCGGTCTCATCTTGTACTGCTTCCAGGTCTTCTGGACGGCCTGTGTTGTTTTCGTTCCCGTCATGGTGAGCGAACTCAAGATATAG